The sequence GCGTTCGGCGCGGGCACCGTCGATGGTGATCAGGCAGTCGAAGCAGACGCCGATGCCGCAGAACAGGCCGCGCGGACGGCCCGCCCCGCGGGTGGTGCGCCAGTCGAGGATGCCGGCGGCGACCAGTGCGGCGGCGACGCTCTGGCCCGGCTCGGCCGGAACGGAGGTGCCGCGGAAGGTCATCCGGTAGGTCACGGGGAAACCCCCTCGGTGTGCTGGGGTTGCTCGGGGAAGCGGTCGGGGGCGAACGGCGCCAGGTCCAGGTCCGGTCGCGCGCCCGTGAGGGCCTGCGCGATCAGCTTGCCGGTGCCGGCCGCGAGGCCGATGCCGGCGCCTTCGTGGCCGCAGGCGTGCCACAGTCCGGGCGCCCGCGGGTCGGCGCCGATCACCGGGAGGTGGTCGGGGCAGTACGGGCGGAAGCCGTGGTACGTCCGCATCAGCCGGACCTCGCGCAGCATCGGGAACAGCGCGACGGCCTTGGCCGCGAGCGTGCTGATCGCGGGCAGGGACACCGTGCGGTCGAAGCCGACCCGCTCGCGCGACGCGCCGATCAGGATGGTGCCGCTGCCGGTGCCCTCCACCACCGGCGAGGTCTGCAGGGCGGCGTCGGAACTGGCGACGTCGCCGACGTACTCCGCCGCGTAGACCTTGTGCCGGATCGTCCGCGGCGGCATGGGCTCGGTGACGAGCACGAACCCGCGCCGGGGGCGGACCGGCACCGACACGCGGGCCAGCGCAGCGACCTCGCCCGCCCAGGTGCCCGCCGCGTTGAGGACGGCGCCCGCGCTGAGGTCGCCCGCGGTGGTACGCACCCCGGTGACCCGGTCGCCCGCGCGCAGGAACCCGGTCACCTCGGTGCCGGCGCGCACCCGGGCGCCCAGGTCGCGGGCCAGCCGCAGCAGGTGCGCGACCACCAGCATCGGCTGCACCTGGGCGTCCTGCGGGTAGAACGCGGCGCCGGCGAGGCCGTCGGACAGGTGCGGCTCGTAGTCGTGCAGGTGGGCGCGGCCGACGTCCCGGACCTCGACCCCGCAGGCGCGCTGGTGGGCGCCGAGTTCCCGCAGCGAGGCGAGGCCCTGGCCGGTCGCGGCCACGACGAGACCTCCCTTGGCCTCGAACTCCCAGCGGCCGGCGTGCTCGGCCAGGTCCTCCCGCCAGACGCGCTGCGAGTGCAGCGCCAGGTCGAGTTCGGGCCCGGCCTCCTTGTCGGAGACCAGCAGGTTGCCTTCGCCCGCGCTGGAGGTGCCGCCCGCGAGGGCGCCGCGCTCCACGACGACGACCCGCAGCCCGGCGAGCGCCGCGAAGTACGCGGCCGCCGCTCCGACCACCCCGGCCCCGACGATCACCAGGTCCGGGCTTCCGGAGCCCGCCGCAGCGTGGACGGCCTTCGCGCGGACGGCCGTGGCGGGGACGGTTCCCCGGGGGGCGGCGCTCACGACTCCTCCGCTCCGCTCGCCCAGAGCCCCCGGACATGGCCGATGTGACGGAGCATCAGCTCCTCGGCGGCCGGCGCGTCGCGCGCCTCCACGAGGTCCATCAACGCGTGGTGCTCCGCCGCCGACGCGCTCAGCCGACCGCTGCGCAGCAGCGGGGCCAGGCCCAGCAGCCGGGTGCGGGTCCGCAGGTCGGACACCACGTCCACCAGGTGCCGGTTGCCGCTGTAGCCGAGCAGGGCCAGGTGGAAGACATGGTCCGCCCGGACGTAGCCGACCAGGTCGCCGCGGCCGACCGCGTCCACGATGGCCTGGGCCAGCTCCCGCAGCGCGGGGAAGTCCGCCTCGGGGATCACCGGCACGCAGGCGCGTACCGTCGGCGGCTCGATGAGCAGCCGCACCGCCGCCAGGTTGTCGAGGTCCTGCTCGGACACCTCGGTGATCCGGAAGCCCTTGTTCGGCTGGGCGACGACCAGACCCTCCTTGGCCAGGTCGAGCATCGCCTCCCGGACGGGCGTGGACGACACGCCGAAGCGTGCGCCGAGGGTGGGCGCGGAGTAGACCGCGCCCGGTTCCAGCTCGCCGGAGATGACCGCGGCGCGCAGCGCGTCGCGGACGCGTTCGCGCAGCGTCTCGCGCTGGCCGAGGCTCTGCAGGTTCGGGGTGGACGGCACGTTCACAGCAGGAACCCCGCGGGGAAGGGGTCGCTCGGGTCGAGGTGGAACTGCGAGGTGCCGGTGACCCAGGCGCGTCCGGTGATGGCGGGCAGCACCGCGGGATGCGGCCCGACGGTGGTCTCGCCGAGCAGGCGCCCGGTGAAGCGGGTGCCGATGAAGGACTCGTTCACGAACTCCTGCCCGACGCCGAGTTCGCCGCGGGCGTGCAGCTGCGCCATCCGCGCGCTGGTGCCGGTGCCGCACGGCGAGCGGTCGAACCAGCCCGGGTGGATGGCCATGGCGTGCCGCGACAGCTCGGCGGTCGAGCCGGGGGCCTTGAGGTAGACGTGGTGGCAGCCGGAGATGTCGTCGCGTTCCGGGTGCACCGGCCGGTCGGTGTCGTTCACGGCGGCCATGACCGCCAGCCCGGCATCGAGCAGGTCGCCGGCCCTGGCCCGGTCGAACGGCAGCCCGAGGTCGGCGAGTTCGACGATCGCGTAGAAGTTGCCGCCGAAGGCGAGGTCGTAGCGCACCTCGCCGTAGCCGGGCACCTGCACGGTGGCGTCCAGCGCGTGGGCGTACGACGGGACGTTCTCGATGGTGACCGCCGTGGCCGCGCCGTCCTCGACCGCCACGGAGGCGATGACGAGGCCGGCGGGGGTGTCCAGCCGGATCGTGGTCACCGGCTCGGTGACCGGCACCATCCCGGTCTCGACCAGGACGGTGGCCACGCCGATGGTGCCGTGGCCGCACATCGGCAGCAGGCCGGAGACCTCGATGAACAGCACACCGTAGTCCGCGTCCGGGCGGGTCGGCGGCTGCAGGATCGCCCCGCTCATCGCGCCGTGCCCGCGCGGCTCGTACATCAGCAGCGTGCGGACGTCGTCGCTGTTGGCCATGAACCAGCGCCGCCGTTCGGCCATGGTGGCCCCGGGGATCGTGCCGACGCCGCCGACGACGACCCGCGTGGGCATGCCCTCGGTGTGCGAGTCGACGGCGTGGAAGGTGCGGCGGGACCTCACTTGTAGCCCTTGGCGAGGACGGCCTCGGTGTCGGCGGTGATCCGGGCGATCAGCTCGGGCGCCAGCGGCAGCCGCGGTGGCCGGCAGGCGCCGCCCTTGAGACCGGCGATGTCCATCGACAGCTTGATCGACTGCACGAACTCGATCTTGGAGTCCCAGCGCAGCAGCGGATGCAGGTCGCGGTAGACCGGCAGCGCCCGGGCGAGGTCGGCGGGGTCGCCGGAGGTGGCGAGCCGGTAGAGCTCGACGGTGTCCTGCGGGATCAGGTTGGGGTAGCCGGCGATCCAGCCGACCGCGCCGGCCATGCCCAGTTCGAGCAGCACGTCGTCGGCGCCGACGAGGATGTCCAGGCCCGGCGCCAGCTCGCTGATCCGGTAGGCGCGGCGGACGTCACCGGTGAACTCCTTGACCCCGACGATCGTGCCCTCGGCGTGCAACTCGGCGAGCAGTTCGGGGGTGAGGTCGACCTTGGTGTCGATCGGGTTGTTGTACGCCACCACCGGCAGACCGACCTTGGCGACCTCGCGGTAGTGCTGCACCACCGCCTCCCGCTCCGCCCGGTAGGCGTTGGGCGGCAACAGCAGCAGGGAGGTGGCCCCGGCGGCGGCGGCCTGCTCGGCCCAGCGGCGCGCCTCCAGCGCGCCGTAGGCCGCCACCCCCGGCATGACCCCGAACCCGTCGGGCGAGGCCGCGACCGCGGTCTCGACGACGCGGGCCCGCTCCTCCGGGGTCAGGGTCTGGTACTCGCCCAGCGAACCGTTGGGCGTCACCCCGTCGCAGCCGCCGGCCGCCAGGAAGCGGACGTGCTCGGCGTAGGCGTCGTAGTCCACCGACAGGTCGGCGTGGAACGGCAGGGCCGTGGCGACGTGGACTCCGTGCCAGGGCTTCGTGGAACCGGTCATGCGGTGACTCCTCCTCCTGCGTCGCGCACCATCTGGCCGAGCCGGGTGAACACCCGCTCGTCTTCGCGGACGCCGTCGTGTTCGTACTCGTTGGTGATCCAGGTCTGGAGGTTGCCGACCCGGGCCGCGGTCTCCAGTTGCAGTCCGGCGTCCACGTACATGTCGTCGTGGTAGACGGCGGCGGCGACCGGGACCTCGTTGGCGGCCAGCCGCTCCGGGTCGTACAGCGGCGGCCAGCTCTCCCGCTCGGCCAGCAGCTCCACCGCCGCGCGGAACGGGCGCAGTTCGCTGATCTCCTCGAACATCCAGGGGTAGATCATCTCGCCGGTGAACAGTAGCGGCCTGGCGTCCTCGGCGAACCGCGGGTGCCGCGGCAGCTCGGCCTGCGCCGCCCATCCGGTCGGGCCGGGCCCGTGGGCGTAGATGCTCTCCTGCAGGGCCGCGTAGAGCGGGTTGTCGCTGTAGGAGGTCCTGGCCAGCACCTGGTGCAGGAAGGTCGCCGACAACTCGTCGCCGCTCCATGCCTCGTCGAGCAGCCAGTGCAGACGTTCGTGGCCGGGCTTCATCCCGAGGTCGACGCCCAGCGACTGCAGCCGCCGGACGGTCAGCACGTCGCCGTCGGGCAGCCGCACCCCGCCCTCGGCCAGCCGGTCGGCGATCCGGGCGACCCGCTCGGCCGCGTGCGGGTAACGCCGGTGGAGGATCGCGTTCTTGGCCTCCACCCGCGGATAGGTGCGCCGGTAGACCTCGGCCGCCGACGGGTCGAGTCCCGGCAGCCCGCCGGTGACGTAGCAACTGCTCAGCCCCTCGGGGGCCCGCGACAGGTACGTCATGGTGAGGAAGCCGCCGTAGGACTGGCCGAGCGTGGACCAGCGGCGGCCGCCGTAGAGGGTCCGGCGCAGGTGTTCGTGGTCGGCCACGATGGCGTCGGCCCGGAAGCAGGCGAGGAAGTCCGCGCCCTCGCGGGCGGTCGCGAACGCGCTCATCCGGCGGCCGTCGATCCGGGTGCTGCGGCCGGTGCCGCGCTGGTCGGCCAGCACCACCCGGTGCGTCCCCAGCGCCACGCCGAGCCAGCCGCTCCGGTCCAGCGGGCGCGGTGCCTTCCCGCCCGGGCCGCCCTGGAGGTAGACGAGGCAGGGCAGGTCCTCGCCGGCCCGAGCCGGATCGACGAGCTCGCGGACGAACAGCTGGATCGTTCCGCGCCCGGGGTCGGACCAGTCCAGCGGCGCGTCGACGAACTGCTCGCGCACCCGCATGCCGGGAATGGTGTACGTGATGGCGCCGCTCATGCGGTGGCAGCCCTCCTTCGGCCTTCCCGTCCGGGACGACGGCTCTGACCTGCGCATACGTCATACGATGCACAAGTAGTATGTGGTATTGCACTGACCATAGAGCCTCGACCCGGCTCGTGGCAACGGTCAGGGC comes from Streptomyces sp. NBC_00448 and encodes:
- a CDS encoding proline racemase family protein; the protein is MRSRRTFHAVDSHTEGMPTRVVVGGVGTIPGATMAERRRWFMANSDDVRTLLMYEPRGHGAMSGAILQPPTRPDADYGVLFIEVSGLLPMCGHGTIGVATVLVETGMVPVTEPVTTIRLDTPAGLVIASVAVEDGAATAVTIENVPSYAHALDATVQVPGYGEVRYDLAFGGNFYAIVELADLGLPFDRARAGDLLDAGLAVMAAVNDTDRPVHPERDDISGCHHVYLKAPGSTAELSRHAMAIHPGWFDRSPCGTGTSARMAQLHARGELGVGQEFVNESFIGTRFTGRLLGETTVGPHPAVLPAITGRAWVTGTSQFHLDPSDPFPAGFLL
- a CDS encoding dihydrodipicolinate synthase family protein, giving the protein MTGSTKPWHGVHVATALPFHADLSVDYDAYAEHVRFLAAGGCDGVTPNGSLGEYQTLTPEERARVVETAVAASPDGFGVMPGVAAYGALEARRWAEQAAAAGATSLLLLPPNAYRAEREAVVQHYREVAKVGLPVVAYNNPIDTKVDLTPELLAELHAEGTIVGVKEFTGDVRRAYRISELAPGLDILVGADDVLLELGMAGAVGWIAGYPNLIPQDTVELYRLATSGDPADLARALPVYRDLHPLLRWDSKIEFVQSIKLSMDIAGLKGGACRPPRLPLAPELIARITADTEAVLAKGYK
- a CDS encoding (2Fe-2S)-binding protein; its protein translation is MTYRMTFRGTSVPAEPGQSVAAALVAAGILDWRTTRGAGRPRGLFCGIGVCFDCLITIDGARAERACLIPAADGMRLGDALEPGEDDPPGRDGDGERDDEDGEENGDAAHP
- a CDS encoding alpha/beta fold hydrolase: MSGAITYTIPGMRVREQFVDAPLDWSDPGRGTIQLFVRELVDPARAGEDLPCLVYLQGGPGGKAPRPLDRSGWLGVALGTHRVVLADQRGTGRSTRIDGRRMSAFATAREGADFLACFRADAIVADHEHLRRTLYGGRRWSTLGQSYGGFLTMTYLSRAPEGLSSCYVTGGLPGLDPSAAEVYRRTYPRVEAKNAILHRRYPHAAERVARIADRLAEGGVRLPDGDVLTVRRLQSLGVDLGMKPGHERLHWLLDEAWSGDELSATFLHQVLARTSYSDNPLYAALQESIYAHGPGPTGWAAQAELPRHPRFAEDARPLLFTGEMIYPWMFEEISELRPFRAAVELLAERESWPPLYDPERLAANEVPVAAAVYHDDMYVDAGLQLETAARVGNLQTWITNEYEHDGVREDERVFTRLGQMVRDAGGGVTA
- a CDS encoding NAD(P)/FAD-dependent oxidoreductase, whose translation is MIVGAGVVGAAAAYFAALAGLRVVVVERGALAGGTSSAGEGNLLVSDKEAGPELDLALHSQRVWREDLAEHAGRWEFEAKGGLVVAATGQGLASLRELGAHQRACGVEVRDVGRAHLHDYEPHLSDGLAGAAFYPQDAQVQPMLVVAHLLRLARDLGARVRAGTEVTGFLRAGDRVTGVRTTAGDLSAGAVLNAAGTWAGEVAALARVSVPVRPRRGFVLVTEPMPPRTIRHKVYAAEYVGDVASSDAALQTSPVVEGTGSGTILIGASRERVGFDRTVSLPAISTLAAKAVALFPMLREVRLMRTYHGFRPYCPDHLPVIGADPRAPGLWHACGHEGAGIGLAAGTGKLIAQALTGARPDLDLAPFAPDRFPEQPQHTEGVSP
- a CDS encoding GntR family transcriptional regulator; this translates as MNVPSTPNLQSLGQRETLRERVRDALRAAVISGELEPGAVYSAPTLGARFGVSSTPVREAMLDLAKEGLVVAQPNKGFRITEVSEQDLDNLAAVRLLIEPPTVRACVPVIPEADFPALRELAQAIVDAVGRGDLVGYVRADHVFHLALLGYSGNRHLVDVVSDLRTRTRLLGLAPLLRSGRLSASAAEHHALMDLVEARDAPAAEELMLRHIGHVRGLWASGAEES